A single genomic interval of Agromyces cerinus harbors:
- a CDS encoding carbohydrate ABC transporter permease encodes MSSVAPADLPVGDNLGSIEAAERSEYGTRTARVKKRLTSRTATVIALIIAVVWTIPTFGLLVSSFRPAELIRTTGWWTIFQNPGFTLDNYRDVLFSTSSSSPQLGAYIVNSIAIALLATLIPLVFASMAAYAFAWIRFKWVNWLFIFVFALQIIPLQMALVPLLQIFSTWLRPMQAWLHEIVPIIPEQNYLPLWLAHSMFGLPLAIFLLHNFISEIPSDVIEAARVDGATHGQIFFRIVLPLATPALASFAIFQFIWVWNDLLVALIFSGGTQDVAPLTQRLAEMVGSRGQDWQRLTAAAFISIVIPLGVFFGLQRYFVRGLLAGSTKG; translated from the coding sequence ATGAGCAGCGTCGCCCCCGCCGACCTCCCGGTCGGTGACAACCTCGGCTCGATCGAGGCAGCAGAGCGCAGTGAGTACGGCACGAGGACCGCGCGGGTGAAGAAGCGGCTGACCTCGCGCACCGCGACGGTCATCGCGCTGATCATCGCGGTGGTCTGGACCATCCCGACCTTCGGCCTGCTCGTCTCGTCATTCCGGCCCGCCGAGCTGATCCGCACCACCGGTTGGTGGACGATCTTCCAGAACCCGGGCTTCACGCTCGACAACTACCGTGATGTGCTGTTCTCGACCTCGTCGTCGTCACCGCAGCTCGGCGCGTACATCGTGAACTCGATCGCGATCGCGCTGCTCGCCACGCTGATCCCGCTCGTCTTCGCGTCGATGGCCGCGTACGCGTTCGCGTGGATCCGCTTCAAGTGGGTCAACTGGCTCTTCATCTTCGTGTTCGCGCTGCAGATCATCCCGCTGCAGATGGCCCTCGTGCCGCTGCTGCAGATCTTCTCGACGTGGCTGCGGCCGATGCAGGCCTGGTTGCACGAGATCGTGCCGATCATCCCCGAGCAGAACTACCTGCCCCTGTGGCTCGCGCACTCGATGTTCGGGCTTCCGCTCGCGATCTTCCTGCTGCACAACTTCATCTCGGAGATCCCGTCCGACGTCATCGAGGCGGCGCGGGTCGACGGTGCGACGCACGGCCAGATCTTCTTCCGCATCGTGCTGCCGCTCGCGACGCCGGCGCTCGCGTCGTTCGCGATCTTCCAGTTCATCTGGGTGTGGAACGACCTGCTCGTCGCCCTGATCTTCTCCGGCGGCACGCAGGACGTCGCGCCGCTCACCCAGCGATTGGCCGAGATGGTCGGCTCGCGCGGTCAGGACTGGCAGCGCCTCACCGCCGCGGCGTTCATCTCCATCGTGATCCCGCTCGGCGTCTTCTTCGGACTGCAGCGCTACTTCGTGCGCGGACTGCTCGCAGGCTCCACGAAGGGGT
- a CDS encoding carbohydrate ABC transporter permease, with protein MTTADLLGKLLQVVMGLAVFAAVVGLLIFFIDKAPKKGRDYWQLALFLLPAMLFIAVGLVYPAIRTSLLAFQDSSGDWTLDNFVWTFTQPAAIRTLINTIIWVLLVPTLATAIGLAYAVFIDRSRGEKYYKVILFMPIAISFVGAGVIWGFVYDYNGVGEQIGLLNALVVAAGGEPVQWLQTDPINTFLLIVVMIWIQTGFAMVLLSAAIKGVPTEQIEAAQLDGTNGWQRFMNVTVPGIRGALVVVLTTISIATLKVFDIVRTMTAGNFNTSVIANEMYTQAFRASEVGRGSALALILFVLVLPIVIYNVNVLRKQREIR; from the coding sequence GTGTTCGCCGCGGTGGTCGGCCTCCTCATCTTCTTCATCGACAAGGCTCCCAAGAAGGGTCGCGACTACTGGCAGCTCGCCCTGTTCCTGCTGCCGGCGATGCTCTTCATCGCCGTCGGACTCGTCTATCCCGCGATCCGCACGAGCCTGCTCGCGTTCCAGGACTCGAGCGGTGACTGGACGCTCGACAACTTCGTCTGGACCTTCACGCAACCCGCGGCCATCCGCACGCTGATCAACACGATCATCTGGGTACTGCTCGTTCCGACGCTCGCGACGGCGATCGGCCTCGCCTACGCCGTCTTCATCGACCGTTCGCGGGGTGAGAAGTACTACAAGGTGATCCTCTTCATGCCGATCGCGATCTCGTTCGTCGGCGCGGGCGTCATCTGGGGCTTCGTCTACGACTACAACGGGGTCGGCGAGCAGATCGGCCTGCTGAACGCATTGGTCGTCGCCGCCGGCGGCGAACCGGTGCAGTGGTTGCAGACCGACCCGATCAACACGTTCCTGCTGATCGTCGTCATGATCTGGATCCAGACCGGCTTCGCCATGGTGCTCCTGAGCGCGGCCATCAAGGGGGTGCCGACCGAGCAGATCGAGGCGGCCCAGCTCGACGGCACGAACGGTTGGCAGCGCTTCATGAACGTGACGGTGCCCGGCATCCGCGGTGCCCTCGTCGTGGTGCTCACGACGATCTCGATCGCGACGCTGAAGGTCTTCGACATCGTCCGCACGATGACCGCCGGAAACTTCAACACGAGCGTCATCGCCAACGAGATGTATACCCAGGCCTTCCGAGCGAGTGAGGTGGGGCGCGGTTCGGCCCTCGCCCTGATCCTCTTCGTGCTCGTACTGCCGATCGTCATCTACAACGTCAATGTGCTCCGCAAGCAGAGGGAGATCCGATGA